One region of Bubalus kerabau isolate K-KA32 ecotype Philippines breed swamp buffalo chromosome 6, PCC_UOA_SB_1v2, whole genome shotgun sequence genomic DNA includes:
- the LOC129656393 gene encoding filaggrin-like, with the protein MATLERNTFPNTETQPSTTQRHGLHHAQSEDSSRRYVTGHLQTSNGSGRSRHRDSSVSEASDSKGYTGDIGRHSVTTRGRSGPTSRNQHGSSHGQSGDTSRRPESRHGQADTHRQRESVHGDSGSRYSHGQGSHHDQSRDNSRRSGTGHGQTSTASGSSRHRESSVSQASDSEGYSGEVQRHSVTSQGRSGSTSRNQHGSSHAQSRDTSRRSESHHGQADTHRQRESVHGDSGSRTSHQQGGRHEQSRDSSRRSGTGHGQTSTGSGSSRHRESSVSQASDSEGYSGEVQRHSVTSQGRSRSTSRNQHGSSHAQSRDTSRRSESHHGQADTHRQRESVHGDSGSRTSHQQGGRHEQSRDSSRRSGTGHGQTSTGSGSSRHRESSVSQASDSEGYSGEIGRHSVTSQGRSGSTSRNQHGSSHAQSRDTSRRSESRHGQADTHRQRESVHGDSGSRNSHGQGSHHEQSRDSSRRSGTGHGQTSTGSGSSRHRESSVSQASDSKGYSEEVQRHSVTSQGRSGSTSRNQHGSSHAQSRDTSRRSESHHGQADTHRQRESVHGDSGSRTSHQQGGRHEQSRDSSRRSGTGHGQTSTGSGSSRHRESSVSQASDSEGYSGEVQRHSVTSQGRSRSTSRNQHGSSHAQSRDTSRRSESHHGQADTHRQRESVHGDSGSRTSQRQGGRHEQSRDSSRRSGTGHGQTSTGSGSSRHRESSVSQASDSEGYSGEVGRHSVTSQGRSGSTSRNQHGSSHAQSRDTSRRSESRHGQADTHRQRESVHGDSGSRNSHGQGSHHEQSRDSSRRSGTGHGQTSTGSGSSRHRESSVSQASDSKGYSGEVQRHSVTSQGRSGSTSRNQHGSSHAQSRDTSRRSESRHGQADTHRQRESVHGDSRSKNSHGQESHHEQSRDSSRRSGTGHGQTSTGSGSSRHRESSVSQASDSEGYSRDVGRHSVTSQGRSGSTSRNQQGSSYGQSTSRRSESRHGQADTHRQRESVHGDSGSRNSHGQGNHHEQSRDSSRRSGTGHGQTSTGSGSSRHRESSVSQASDSEGYSGEVGRHSVTSQGRSGSTSRNQHGSSHAQSRDTSRRSESRHGQADTHRQRESVHRDSGSRNSHGQGSHHEQSRDSSRRSGTGHGQTSTGSGSSRQRESSVSQSSDSEGYSGEIGRHSVTSQGRSGSTSRNQHGSSYGQSTSRRSESRHGQADTHRQRESVHRDSGSRASHQQGGRHEQSRDSSRCSGTGHGQTSTGSGSSRHRESSVSQASDSEGYSGEIGRHSVTSQGRSGSTSRNQHGSSHAQSRDTSRRSESHHGQADTHRQRESVHGDSGSRNSHQQGGRHEQSRDSSRRSGTGHGQTSTGSGSSRHRESSVSQASDSEGYSGEIGRHSVTSQGRSGSTSRNQHGSSHGQSGDTSRRSESGHGQADTHRQRESVHGDSGSRTSQRQGSSHEQSRDGSRRTETGHGQTSSRSGSGRQWETSVSQASDSEGYSGDVGRHSVTTQGRSRSTSRKQHGSSHGKSGDTYRSSESHQKVDRQL; encoded by the coding sequence ATGGCTACTCTGGAAAGAAATACCTTTCCCAACACCGAAACACAACCAAGCACTACACAAAGGCATGGACTCCACCATGCACAATCAGAAGACAGCTCCAGACGCTATGTGACTGGTCACCTACAAACCTCCAATGGATCTGGACGCAGTAGACACAGAGATTCCAGTGTTAGTGAGGCCAGTGACAGCAAAGGATATACAGGAGACATAGGGAGGCATTCTGTGACCACCCGAGGAAGGTCCGGACCCACTTCAAGGAACCAACACGGGTCTTCTCATGGCCAGTCAGGAGACACCTCTAGGCGCCCAGAGTCACGTCATGGGCAGGCAGACACACATAGGCAGAGAGAATCTGTCCATGGAGACTCTGGATCAAGATattcccacggacaggggagtcACCATGATCAATCAAGAGACAACTCCAGACGCTCTGGGACTGGCCATGGACAAACCTCCACTGCATCTGGAAGCAGTAGACACAGGGAATCGAGTGTTAGCCAGGCCAGTGACAGTGAAGGATATTCAGGAGAGGTACAGAGGCATTCCGTGACAAGCCAAGGAAGGTCCGGATCCACTTCAAGGAACCAACATGGGTCTTCCCATGCCCAGTCAAGAGACACCTCTAGGCGCTCAGAGTCACATCATGGGCAGGCAGACACACATAGGCAGAGAGAATCTGTCCATGGAGACTCTGGATCCAGAACTTCCCACCAACAGGGGGGTCGCCATGAACAATCAAGAGACAGCTCCAGACGCTCTGGGACTGGCCATGGACAGACCTCCACTGGATCTGGAAGCAGTAGACACAGGGAATCGAGTGTTAGCCAGGCCAGTGACAGCGAAGGATATTCAGGAGAGGTACAGAGGCATTCCGTGACAAGCCAAGGAAGGTCCAGATCCACTTCAAGGAACCAACATGGGTCTTCCCATGCCCAGTCAAGAGACACCTCTAGGCGCTCAGAGTCACATCATGGGCAGGCAGACACACATAGGCAGAGAGAATCTGTCCACGGAGACTCTGGATCCAGAACTTCCCACCAACAGGGGGGTCGCCATGAACAATCAAGAGACAGCTCCAGACGCTCTGGGACTGGCCATGGACAGACCTCCACTGGATCTGGAAGCAGTAGACACAGGGAATCGAGTGTTAGCCAGGCCAGTGACAGCGAAGGATATTCAGGAGAGATAGGGAGGCATTCCGTGACAAGCCAAGGAAGGTCCGGATCCACTTCAAGGAACCAACATGGGTCTTCCCATGCCCAGTCAAGAGACACCTCTAGACGCTCAGAGTCACGTCATGGGCAGGCAGACACACATAGGCAGAGAGAATCTGTCCACGGAGACTCTGGATCCAGAaattcccacggacaggggagtcACCACGAACAATCAAGAGACAGCTCCAGACGCTCTGGGACTGGCCATGGACAGACCTCCACTGGATCTGGAAGCAGTAGACACAGGGAATCCAGTGTTAGCCAGGCCAGTGACAGCAAAGGATATTCAGAAGAGGTACAGAGGCATTCCGTGACAAGCCAAGGAAGGTCTGGATCCACTTCAAGGAACCAACATGGGTCTTCCCATGCCCAGTCAAGAGACACCTCTAGGCGCTCAGAGTCACATCATGGGCAGGCAGACACACATAGGCAGAGAGAATCTGTCCATGGAGACTCTGGATCCAGAACTTCCCACCAACAGGGGGGTCGCCATGAACAATCAAGAGACAGCTCCAGACGCTCTGGGACTGGCCATGGACAGACCTCCACTGGATCTGGAAGCAGTAGACACAGGGAATCGAGTGTTAGCCAGGCCAGTGACAGCGAAGGATATTCAGGAGAGGTACAGAGGCATTCCGTGACAAGCCAAGGAAGGTCCAGATCCACTTCAAGGAACCAACATGGGTCTTCCCATGCCCAGTCAAGAGACACCTCTAGGCGCTCAGAGTCACATCATGGGCAGGCAGACACACATAGGCAGAGAGAATCTGTCCACGGAGACTCTGGATCCAGAACTTCCCAAAGACAGGGGGGTCGCCATGAACAATCAAGAGACAGCTCCAGACGCTCTGGGACTGGCCATGGACAGACCTCCACTGGATCTGGAAGCAGTAGACACAGGGAATCGAGTGTTAGCCAGGCCAGTGACAGCGAAGGATATTCAGGAGAGGTAGGGAGGCATTCCGTGACAAGCCAAGGAAGGTCCGGATCCACTTCAAGGAACCAACATGGGTCTTCCCATGCCCAGTCAAGAGACACCTCTAGGCGCTCAGAGTCACGTCATGGGCAGGCAGACACACATAGGCAGAGAGAATCTGTCCACGGAGACTCTGGATCCAGAaattcccacggacaggggagtcACCACGAACAATCAAGAGACAGCTCCAGACGCTCTGGGACTGGCCATGGACAGACCTCCACTGGATCTGGAAGCAGTAGACACAGGGAATCCAGTGTTAGCCAGGCCAGTGACAGCAAAGGATATTCAGGAGAGGTACAGAGGCATTCCGTGACAAGCCAAGGAAGGTCTGGATCCACTTCAAGGAACCAACATGGGTCTTCCCATGCCCAGTCAAGAGACACCTCTAGGCGCTCAGAGTCACGTCATGGGCAGGCAGACACACATAGGCAGAGAGAATCTGTCCATGGAGACTCTAGATCCAAAAATTCCCACGGACAGGAGAGTCACCACGAACAATCAAGAGACAGCTCCAGACGCTCTGGGACTGGCCATGGACAGACCTCCACTGGATCTGGAAGCAGTAGACACAGGGAATCCAGTGTTAGCCAGGCCAGTGACAGCGAAGGATATTCAAGAGATGTAGGGAGGCATTCCGTGACAAGCCAAGGAAGGTCTGGATCCACTTCAAGAAACCAGCAAGGGTCTTCCTATGGCCAGAGCACCTCTAGACGCTCAGAGTCACGTCATGGGCAGGCAGACACACATAGGCAGAGAGAATCTGTCCACGGAGACTCTGGATccagaaattcccatggacaggggaatcaCCACGAACAATCAAGAGACAGCTCCAGACGCTCTGGGACTGGCCATGGACAGACCTCCACTGGATCTGGAAGCAGTAGACACAGGGAATCCAGTGTTAGCCAGGCCAGTGACAGTGAAGGATATTCAGGAGAGGTAGGGAGGCATTCCGTGACAAGCCAAGGAAGGTCTGGATCCACTTCAAGGAACCAACATGGGTCCTCCCATGCCCAGTCAAGAGACACCTCTAGGCGCTCAGAGTCACGTCATGGGCAGGCAGACACACATAGGCAGAGAGAATCTGTCCACAGAGACTCTGGATCCAGAaattcccacggacaggggagtcACCACGAACAATCAAGAGACAGCTCCAGACGCTCTGGGACTGGCCATGGACAGACCTCCACTGGATCTGGAAGCAGTAGACAGAGGGAATCCAGTGTTAGCCAGTCCAGTGACAGCGAAGGATATTCAGGAGAGATAGGGAGGCATTCCGTGACAAGCCAAGGAAGGTCCGGATCCACTTCAAGAAACCAGCATGGGTCTTCCTATGGCCAGAGCACCTCTAGGCGCTCAGAGTCACGTCATGGGCAGGCAGACACACATAGGCAGAGAGAATCTGTCCACAGAGACTCTGGATCCAGAGCTTCCCACCAACAGGGGGGTCGCCATGAACAATCAAGAGACAGCTCCAGATGCTCTGGGACTGGCCATGGACAGACCTCCACTGGATCTGGAAGCAGTAGACACAGGGAATCCAGTGTTAGCCAGGCCAGTGACAGCGAAGGATATTCAGGAGAGATAGGGAGGCATTCCGTGACAAGCCAAGGAAGGTCCGGATCCACTTCAAGGAACCAACATGGGTCTTCCCATGCCCAGTCAAGAGACACCTCTAGGCGCTCAGAGTCACATCATGGGCAGGCTGACACACATAGGCAGAGAGAATCTGTCCACGGAGACTCTGGATCCagaaattcccaccaacagggggGTCGCCATGAACAATCGAGAGACAGCTCCAGACGCTCTGGGACTGGCCATGGACAGACCTCCACTGGATCTGGAAGCAGTAGACACAGGGAATCCAGTGTTAGTCAGGCCAGTGACAGCGAAGGATATTCAGGAGAGATAGGGAGGCATTCCGTCACAAGTCAAGGAAGGTCCGGATCCACTTCAAGGAACCAACATGGGTCTTCCCATGGCCAGTCAGGAGACACCTCTAGGCGCTCAGAGTCAGGTCATGGGCAGGCAGACACACATAGGCAGAGAGAATCTGTCCACGGAGACTCTGGATCCAGAACTTCCCAAAGACAGGGGAGTAGCCATGAACAATCAAGAGATGGCTCCCGACGCACTGAGACTGGCCATGGACAAACCTCCAGTCGATCTGGAAGTGGTAGACAATGGGAAACCAGTGTTAGTCAGGCCAGTGACAGCGAAGGATATTCTGGAGATGTAGGGAGGCATTCCGTGACCACCCAGGGAAGGTCCAGATCGACTTCAAGGAAGCAACATGGGTCTTCCCATGGCAAGTCAGGAGACACCTACAGGAGCTCAGAGTCACATCAAAAAGTGGACAGACAATTATAG